A single window of Leptospira semungkisensis DNA harbors:
- a CDS encoding SDR family NAD(P)-dependent oxidoreductase — translation MEHILITGVNSGVGLALTEKLIQEGSFVFGSVRSKNQGAALATKFGKSFYPLYFDVTDEAAISNAVQEVAKVLNGKSLNALVNNAGVVVPGPLMEMPVSSFREQIEINLIAPFLISQKFLPLLGAAKDHKFPPGRIINVSSLSGVRTFPFLSAYSVSKHGLEALTDGFRRELSLYGVDVISILPGAILTPLTDKINDTVRELANRSVYRDSLLAFIRVNEKKANSGVPMSKVIAAILHALHSSHPKTRYFLKSSFLTDTFLPKFLPTRIFDKLISKALGIHT, via the coding sequence ATGGAACACATACTTATTACGGGTGTGAACTCAGGAGTCGGACTTGCGTTAACCGAAAAGTTAATCCAAGAAGGTTCCTTTGTATTCGGCAGCGTACGTTCGAAAAATCAGGGAGCGGCTCTCGCTACCAAATTTGGAAAATCATTCTATCCTTTATACTTTGATGTAACTGATGAGGCTGCTATCAGCAATGCAGTCCAAGAAGTTGCGAAGGTATTAAATGGAAAAAGCTTAAACGCTCTTGTGAACAATGCGGGAGTAGTTGTCCCGGGTCCTTTAATGGAAATGCCCGTCTCTTCTTTTAGAGAACAGATAGAGATCAACTTGATCGCTCCCTTTCTTATTTCTCAAAAATTTCTTCCTCTGTTAGGTGCGGCTAAGGATCACAAGTTTCCTCCCGGTCGGATCATTAACGTGAGTTCGCTGAGCGGAGTTCGTACCTTTCCATTTTTATCTGCTTACTCGGTTTCAAAGCATGGGCTCGAAGCATTGACTGATGGTTTTCGTAGAGAGTTGAGTCTTTATGGTGTGGACGTGATCTCTATTCTTCCTGGAGCGATTTTGACCCCCTTAACGGATAAGATCAACGATACAGTTAGAGAATTAGCGAATCGTTCAGTATACAGAGACTCACTTTTGGCTTTTATTCGAGTGAACGAGAAGAAGGCGAACTCGGGAGTGCCAATGTCAAAGGTGATTGCAGCAATATTACATGCGCTTCACAGCTCTCATCCGAAAACTCGATATTTTTTAAAAAGTAGTTTCCTTACCGACACCTTTTTGCCCAAATTCCTTCCGACTCGGATCTTCGATAAATTAATTTCAAAAGCATTAGGAATTCATACTTAA
- a CDS encoding 7TM diverse intracellular signaling domain-containing protein encodes MTYSARILLFISLALLSSPIFSEPDTSSDIVLTDEQDQYDIRNAVSFLVDKEKNLTIRDVLKADEGHQFQKFGKTNFGITNFAYWVRIPVMNRSKKVRNWYMEISHPVLDHVDFYIPSASGYIPKFSGDKLPFHEREINHRNFIFELPFGHDENESSEGVFYLRVESESTISLPLEILSEKTFANRNSTEQFVFGLYYGLIFVMALYNLFIFFTVRDLSYLFYVFYIVTFGLLQMSLNGIAFQFIWPNSVWMASYAPTFLIPLLPTFVILFSRYFLITFEYLPRMDKVLLLSSAVGLILTIISIFVKISSVLGILAVFAMLNIPLILGCAIYTLRKGYRPAIYYLTAWLTLLFGGVLYGLKAFGILPDIFLTNYGLQIGAGLEVILLSFALASRINMIKKEKEEAQAKTLEMQKILTESYARFVPKDFLANLGKESILDVRLGDQIQKEMAVLFSDIRSFTTLSEQMTPAENFNFINSYLSRMSPIIQRHNGFIDKFIGDAIMALFQRNVIDAVSAGVEMQKYLKVYNEHRNRQGYMPIQIGVGIHSGSLMLGTIGAEERLEGTVISDTVNLASRIESLTKVYGSRIAVSESTIEEVKKEGRFNFRFLDRVKVKGKQKPVSVYEVFDGDEPEQQDLKIKTRESYEKGVKAFYAHAFDEAKIQFEKVISLFPDDKATQLYLKRLFPVTHTAKAVEEIED; translated from the coding sequence ATGACTTACTCGGCCCGTATACTTTTGTTCATTTCCTTAGCTCTACTTTCTTCTCCTATATTTTCCGAGCCGGATACGTCCTCGGACATAGTTTTAACGGATGAGCAGGACCAGTACGATATTCGAAATGCTGTGTCCTTTTTAGTGGATAAGGAAAAGAATCTAACTATACGGGACGTTTTAAAGGCTGACGAAGGTCATCAATTTCAGAAGTTCGGAAAGACGAATTTCGGAATTACGAATTTTGCATATTGGGTGCGCATTCCAGTCATGAATAGATCCAAGAAAGTCAGAAACTGGTACATGGAGATCAGCCATCCGGTTTTAGATCACGTTGACTTTTATATTCCATCTGCCTCAGGATACATTCCGAAGTTTTCGGGAGATAAATTGCCGTTTCACGAGAGAGAGATCAATCATCGTAATTTTATATTCGAATTGCCTTTTGGTCATGACGAGAACGAGTCTTCGGAAGGAGTTTTTTATCTAAGAGTAGAATCAGAGAGTACGATTTCTCTTCCTCTTGAGATATTAAGTGAGAAGACATTTGCTAACCGAAATTCTACGGAGCAATTTGTATTTGGGCTTTATTACGGGCTTATCTTCGTGATGGCACTGTATAATTTGTTCATCTTCTTTACCGTTCGGGATTTAAGTTATCTTTTCTACGTGTTCTATATTGTCACGTTTGGGCTTTTGCAGATGAGTTTGAACGGGATCGCATTTCAATTTATCTGGCCGAATTCGGTTTGGATGGCGAGTTATGCTCCTACCTTCCTCATTCCTCTTTTGCCCACGTTTGTGATCTTGTTCTCCAGATATTTTCTGATTACATTCGAATATCTGCCTAGAATGGATAAGGTTCTTCTTCTTTCCAGTGCGGTCGGATTAATACTGACTATCATCTCTATCTTCGTTAAGATATCTTCTGTCTTGGGGATCCTTGCAGTCTTTGCAATGTTGAATATTCCTCTGATCTTGGGCTGTGCTATCTATACATTAAGAAAAGGTTATAGACCTGCGATCTATTATCTGACAGCCTGGCTGACTCTCTTATTCGGAGGGGTTCTTTACGGTCTCAAAGCGTTTGGTATCTTGCCTGATATCTTCTTAACGAACTACGGTTTACAGATTGGTGCCGGATTGGAAGTAATCCTTCTCTCTTTTGCGTTAGCTTCTCGTATCAACATGATCAAAAAGGAGAAAGAAGAGGCACAAGCTAAGACCTTAGAGATGCAAAAGATCCTGACGGAATCTTATGCTAGATTCGTTCCCAAGGATTTCTTAGCGAACTTGGGAAAGGAATCCATTCTGGATGTAAGGTTGGGAGACCAGATCCAAAAGGAAATGGCGGTGCTTTTCAGCGATATTCGTTCCTTTACTACCTTATCGGAGCAGATGACACCAGCGGAGAATTTTAACTTCATCAATTCTTATCTAAGTAGAATGAGCCCGATCATTCAGCGTCACAACGGATTTATAGATAAGTTCATCGGTGATGCGATCATGGCTCTATTTCAAAGAAATGTAATAGACGCCGTTTCTGCCGGAGTGGAGATGCAAAAATACCTAAAGGTATATAATGAACATCGTAATCGACAAGGCTATATGCCCATTCAGATCGGAGTGGGGATACATTCGGGTTCTTTGATGCTCGGTACAATAGGCGCCGAAGAAAGATTAGAAGGAACTGTTATCTCTGATACTGTGAATTTAGCCTCTAGGATCGAAAGCTTAACTAAGGTCTATGGATCTAGGATAGCGGTGAGTGAAAGTACCATCGAAGAGGTTAAAAAAGAGGGAAGGTTTAATTTCAGATTCTTGGATCGGGTGAAGGTAAAGGGAAAGCAAAAGCCTGTTTCGGTTTATGAAGTCTTTGATGGAGACGAGCCTGAGCAACAGGACCTGAAAATTAAAACCAGAGAATCGTATGAAAAAGGTGTGAAGGCATTCTATGCTCACGCTTTCGACGAGGCAAAGATCCAATTCGAGAAAGTGATCTCCCTTTTTCCGGATGATAAGGCCACTCAACTCTATTTAAAAAGACTATTCCCGGTGACTCATACTGCAAAAGCAGTAGAAGAAATCGAAGACTGA
- a CDS encoding 7TM diverse intracellular signaling domain-containing protein, which translates to MAHLFRILLLSLLMLLAHPSFSDQGELSDIHLTDEQEQYDITHSVSFYIDKEKTLKIEDILRLDGEKKFQKLEKTNFGITNFAYWVRIPIRNNSKNVRNWYLEVSHPVLDHVDFYSPETEGYSVKLSGDKVPFRKREINHRNFIFELPLKNDGGKGETVFYIRSESESTVSLPIHILSEKTFSNLNSTEQFIFGIYYGLIFVMALYNLFIFFTVKDLSYFYYVVYITAFGLLQMSLNGLAFQYVWPNSIWLASYAPTFLIPLVTALAIMFSRHFLTMSEYMPRVNRILLIDSIFGFALTFVSVFAKISSILWLIALYAMHIVPTLLAFAVYTLRKGYKPAIYYLVGWLTLLVGALLYGLKSFAIVPDIFATSYGWQLGAGLEAVLFSFALASRIKMIEKEKEEAQAKTLQIQKTLNDSLETLVHERTKTIEEQKLEIERKAKMIEKDLAIAAKIQISLLPSDPPKSRNIRIAYRCIPMLHVGGDFVELIADRTGRAFGIFICDVTGHGTGAAMVAAMVKMALAEWVDYLSDPGHMLSKMRAQLVGKLNGNFLTATMITVFPESGRLLIANAGHPETIIIRKSTGNHEMYRPSGVAINEFLSTPRYQTVQTDLSAGDKLVLYTDGLPEARSKSGEFYGEDRFWTLLKENSQFEPERFCTTVIRKIQDFTEEEQNSHDDMALVVLEYLG; encoded by the coding sequence ATGGCCCATCTCTTTCGGATCCTTCTACTTTCTCTTCTCATGCTTTTGGCTCATCCTAGTTTTTCAGACCAGGGAGAGTTGAGCGATATCCATCTGACAGATGAGCAAGAGCAATATGATATAACCCATTCTGTTTCTTTTTATATAGATAAGGAGAAGACACTGAAGATCGAAGACATTCTTCGTTTAGATGGGGAGAAGAAGTTTCAAAAATTAGAAAAGACCAATTTTGGAATTACGAATTTTGCATATTGGGTCCGTATTCCAATTCGGAATAATTCCAAAAATGTTCGCAATTGGTATTTAGAAGTTAGTCATCCTGTTCTTGATCATGTGGATTTTTATTCACCTGAAACGGAAGGTTACTCTGTGAAACTTTCCGGCGATAAGGTTCCATTCCGAAAAAGAGAAATCAATCATAGAAATTTTATATTCGAACTTCCTCTTAAGAATGATGGAGGAAAAGGCGAGACTGTTTTTTATATCCGCTCCGAGTCGGAAAGCACTGTCTCTCTGCCCATTCATATTCTAAGTGAAAAGACTTTTTCTAATCTGAATTCTACGGAACAATTCATATTCGGGATTTACTATGGGCTCATCTTCGTAATGGCTCTCTATAATTTATTCATCTTCTTTACCGTAAAAGATCTGAGTTATTTTTATTACGTAGTTTATATCACTGCGTTCGGACTTTTGCAGATGAGCTTGAACGGTCTTGCATTTCAATATGTTTGGCCCAATTCGATCTGGCTGGCAAGTTACGCTCCTACTTTTCTAATCCCACTTGTGACTGCGCTCGCGATCATGTTCTCTCGTCACTTCTTGACCATGTCGGAGTATATGCCGAGAGTCAATCGGATCCTTTTGATCGATAGTATATTCGGATTTGCTCTTACTTTCGTTTCCGTTTTCGCTAAAATATCTTCTATACTTTGGTTGATCGCTCTGTATGCGATGCATATCGTTCCAACTTTGCTTGCCTTTGCAGTTTATACATTAAGAAAAGGTTATAAGCCTGCTATTTATTATTTGGTGGGCTGGCTGACCCTTCTTGTGGGCGCGCTTCTATACGGATTGAAGTCCTTTGCGATCGTTCCGGATATATTTGCGACGAGTTATGGATGGCAACTCGGTGCCGGTTTGGAAGCGGTATTGTTTTCCTTTGCCTTGGCCTCTCGGATCAAGATGATTGAGAAGGAAAAAGAAGAGGCTCAGGCCAAGACCTTGCAGATCCAAAAGACCCTGAATGATTCTTTAGAAACACTTGTTCATGAACGGACTAAGACGATTGAAGAACAAAAGTTGGAAATAGAAAGAAAGGCTAAGATGATCGAAAAGGATCTAGCGATTGCGGCAAAGATCCAAATCTCCCTTCTTCCTTCGGATCCTCCTAAGTCTCGTAATATTCGGATCGCGTATCGCTGTATCCCTATGCTTCATGTAGGCGGGGACTTTGTTGAATTGATTGCGGATCGAACTGGTAGGGCCTTCGGTATTTTTATTTGCGATGTTACTGGTCACGGAACTGGAGCGGCTATGGTTGCCGCGATGGTCAAGATGGCACTTGCAGAATGGGTGGATTATCTAAGTGATCCTGGGCACATGCTTTCTAAAATGAGAGCGCAGCTAGTAGGAAAGTTAAACGGGAATTTCTTAACTGCAACCATGATCACTGTCTTTCCTGAGTCGGGTCGTCTGTTGATTGCAAATGCGGGGCATCCGGAGACGATTATCATCCGCAAGTCCACTGGGAATCACGAAATGTATAGACCTTCCGGAGTGGCGATCAACGAATTTCTATCAACGCCTCGCTACCAAACCGTGCAAACTGATCTTTCGGCAGGAGATAAACTTGTCCTATATACGGATGGATTGCCGGAAGCGAGGTCTAAATCCGGAGAGTTTTATGGAGAGGATAGGTTTTGGACCTTACTCAAGGAAAATTCCCAATTTGAGCCGGAACGCTTCTGCACTACCGTTATCCGTAAGATCCAAGACTTCACTGAAGAAGAGCAAAATTCTCACGACGATATGGCATTAGTCGTCCTAGAATATTTAGGTTAA
- a CDS encoding ion transporter has translation MLSENNRVRVYWDILVFICIFWASLESPLRIVLSYDQNIVLTGIYFFVDSVFALDILWNCFTPEYKEGKWIFARPQILKDYFKTWFLLDLIAALPLEYATFKIFGIQQSTHPYLYLVLGITRILKIFRISDILHRINLAFQPTPGILRLVLFSFWATVIAHWCAVGWLFVDDRADYQTGTEDYIKALYWTVTTIATVGYGDITPANTVQRIYTIFVMILGAGVYATVIGNIASILGNLDLAKAAQLKKMAQVDSFLRARGVSSELRRKVRDYYMYVIDRGWGEDENHLLNDLPISLKREVKIRLHRGLLEKVPFLKGADPALVTNLIFLLRPAIYLKGDTIFRKGDMGDSLYILSEGSVDIMSDDNTIFLTLIEGQFFGELALITEEPRAATVRTNSICEIYTLNKMDFNRSLELFPEFRSAIEKSVSSIKKHS, from the coding sequence ATGTTAAGTGAGAATAATAGAGTCAGAGTCTACTGGGATATACTTGTATTTATTTGCATATTCTGGGCTTCTCTGGAATCTCCATTAAGGATCGTCTTATCTTACGACCAGAATATAGTTCTCACAGGAATCTACTTCTTTGTAGATTCAGTCTTTGCCTTAGATATATTATGGAACTGTTTCACTCCGGAATATAAGGAAGGAAAATGGATCTTTGCAAGACCTCAGATCTTAAAAGATTATTTTAAGACTTGGTTTCTATTAGATCTGATTGCAGCTCTTCCTTTGGAATATGCAACTTTCAAGATATTCGGGATCCAACAATCCACTCATCCTTATCTTTATCTCGTACTCGGGATCACTCGAATCTTAAAGATATTCCGAATATCGGATATCTTACATAGGATCAATCTGGCCTTTCAGCCTACTCCCGGTATCTTACGTTTGGTCCTATTCTCTTTTTGGGCGACTGTGATCGCGCATTGGTGTGCGGTTGGATGGCTATTCGTGGACGATCGAGCGGACTACCAAACAGGAACGGAAGATTATATCAAGGCTTTGTATTGGACGGTTACAACGATCGCCACTGTGGGTTACGGTGATATCACTCCTGCGAATACGGTGCAAAGGATATATACTATTTTTGTAATGATTTTGGGAGCTGGTGTTTACGCGACCGTAATCGGTAATATAGCAAGTATATTAGGAAATCTTGATCTGGCAAAAGCGGCTCAACTTAAAAAAATGGCTCAGGTGGATTCTTTCTTAAGGGCAAGAGGGGTATCGTCGGAATTGCGACGCAAGGTTCGAGATTATTATATGTACGTGATCGACAGGGGCTGGGGAGAAGATGAAAATCATCTATTGAACGATCTTCCCATCTCGTTAAAGAGAGAAGTAAAGATCCGGTTGCATAGAGGTCTATTGGAGAAAGTGCCTTTCTTGAAAGGAGCGGATCCCGCGTTGGTCACAAATCTCATCTTCTTATTAAGACCGGCCATCTATTTGAAGGGGGACACTATCTTTCGAAAGGGAGATATGGGAGATAGCTTATATATTCTAAGCGAAGGCTCCGTGGATATCATGAGTGACGACAACACTATATTCCTAACTCTTATAGAAGGGCAGTTTTTCGGAGAACTTGCATTGATTACAGAAGAACCGAGGGCAGCTACGGTTCGAACGAATTCAATCTGTGAGATCTATACTCTGAATAAAATGGATTTTAATCGGTCTCTCGAACTGTTTCCAGAATTTCGTTCGGCGATAGAGAAGTCGGTTTCGAGCATAAAAAAGCATTCTTAA